One window from the genome of Paraneptunicella aestuarii encodes:
- a CDS encoding TonB-dependent receptor, giving the protein MYLNSRLAKSVRLALAFGAASATVLTAGAVSAQEADEEEGVEKIAITGSRIKRTDVETASPVSTFTAADIEAAGLNTLEDFVQNVPAINGAKLGSTVNNGNLGFATASLRGLGSGRTLVLINGRRWNSGDLNAIPVSIIERVEIVRDGASTVYGSDAIAGVINFITKRDFEGVEIAAQYDITDEDDGETTKFSITTGTSSDKGNVVLSLEYTNRNSIWQGDRDFSNCPLFDDGPGTTPYCGGSGTIPQGHAFPASYGFSGVVYDPATDSVVPFSNATHGYNYAASSYMVTPQEVFSMNGSANYEISDSLKAFSEFGVANRQSEQLMAPVGTFWFPLVPASNPGTAVFDPNGVGTDTYVARRLAETGGRRFTQDASDYRMVVGFEGTLPNDWTWEASYNYSRFVDTRVVFGQANEVRFQNLLDPDLCAADSDCPGVWNPFIAGTLTQEMIDYGTVTHSPVRRGTTKQFMANIQGDMGSLEVAGPIQWAFGIEKRWEDYLSQPDGAATIGQIYGVAANRTEGQYDVEEAYLEVVVPILEGMPFAERLTLTAAVRRSDYDFLNDAATNSKFGLEWTPVEDLLIRATWAEGFRAPSITELFLPEQDTNPAYTDPCVNWGASSNATVRANCAADGLDPDFSLSSNQASAISGGNPDLEPEESESFTAGFVYTHDSGFSAAMDFFDIEITNGIGTAGVNNIIGQCYASVDFSSPLCALIRGPGASGDAPHPTSPRRNVIGNPAGVTLSFANLASFKTSGVDFDFSYKMEAMGGEVEATVAGTYLNEYKYTPYDGAEEIDIAGYFDTDQWEGALATFNEWKYNIGLKYRTDDYSVTWESRFMSETEDYNGNADEHLDIIADSIWYHDINAAYYLDNYTFSAGIRNLTDEDPPYVTNSQDMNTINYSYDTAGRYFYVRASAKF; this is encoded by the coding sequence ATGTATTTAAATTCAAGATTGGCTAAGTCTGTTAGACTAGCTCTTGCATTTGGTGCTGCTTCTGCAACAGTTTTGACTGCCGGTGCTGTATCCGCGCAAGAAGCTGACGAAGAAGAAGGCGTCGAGAAAATCGCTATTACTGGTTCTCGTATCAAACGTACTGACGTTGAAACTGCAAGCCCGGTAAGTACATTTACTGCAGCAGACATCGAAGCTGCTGGTTTGAACACTCTAGAAGATTTCGTTCAAAACGTTCCTGCCATCAACGGTGCGAAATTAGGTAGCACAGTAAACAACGGTAACCTTGGTTTCGCTACAGCATCTTTGCGTGGTTTGGGTTCTGGCCGTACATTGGTATTGATCAATGGTCGTCGTTGGAACTCTGGTGACTTGAACGCAATCCCTGTTTCTATCATTGAGCGTGTTGAAATCGTACGTGACGGTGCTTCTACTGTTTACGGTTCTGACGCAATTGCCGGGGTTATCAACTTCATCACCAAGCGTGATTTTGAAGGCGTTGAAATTGCAGCTCAGTATGACATTACTGATGAAGATGATGGTGAAACTACCAAATTCTCTATCACTACTGGTACTTCAAGCGATAAAGGTAATGTAGTTCTTTCTTTGGAATACACTAACCGTAACTCAATCTGGCAAGGCGATCGTGACTTCTCAAATTGTCCTTTGTTTGATGATGGTCCAGGTACAACACCTTACTGTGGTGGTTCTGGCACTATTCCTCAAGGCCATGCGTTCCCAGCTTCTTACGGCTTCAGCGGCGTAGTTTATGATCCTGCGACAGACAGCGTAGTTCCTTTCTCTAATGCGACTCACGGTTATAACTATGCAGCTTCTAGCTACATGGTTACTCCTCAAGAAGTATTCAGCATGAATGGTTCAGCCAACTATGAAATCAGTGATTCTTTGAAAGCTTTCTCTGAATTCGGTGTTGCTAACCGTCAATCTGAGCAGTTGATGGCTCCAGTTGGTACTTTCTGGTTCCCATTAGTTCCAGCTTCTAACCCTGGTACTGCTGTTTTCGATCCAAATGGTGTTGGTACTGATACCTATGTAGCTCGTCGTTTGGCTGAAACTGGTGGACGTCGCTTCACTCAGGACGCAAGTGACTATCGCATGGTAGTTGGTTTTGAAGGTACTCTTCCTAACGATTGGACTTGGGAAGCTTCTTATAACTACTCTCGTTTCGTAGATACTCGCGTTGTATTTGGTCAAGCTAACGAAGTACGTTTCCAAAACTTGTTAGACCCAGATTTGTGTGCTGCTGATTCAGATTGTCCTGGAGTTTGGAACCCGTTCATCGCTGGTACTTTGACTCAAGAAATGATTGACTACGGTACAGTAACTCACTCTCCTGTACGTCGCGGTACTACCAAGCAATTCATGGCTAACATTCAAGGCGATATGGGTAGCTTGGAAGTTGCTGGTCCTATCCAGTGGGCTTTCGGTATTGAAAAGCGTTGGGAAGACTACTTGAGCCAGCCTGATGGTGCGGCAACAATTGGTCAAATCTACGGCGTTGCTGCTAACCGTACTGAAGGTCAATATGACGTTGAAGAAGCGTATTTGGAAGTTGTAGTTCCTATTTTGGAAGGTATGCCTTTCGCAGAGCGTTTGACTTTAACTGCTGCGGTACGTCGTTCAGATTATGACTTCTTGAACGATGCTGCTACTAACTCTAAATTTGGTTTAGAGTGGACTCCAGTTGAAGACTTGTTGATTCGTGCGACTTGGGCGGAAGGTTTCCGTGCTCCTAGTATCACTGAGTTGTTCTTGCCAGAGCAAGATACTAACCCTGCTTACACAGATCCTTGTGTGAACTGGGGTGCTTCTAGTAATGCAACCGTACGTGCTAACTGTGCTGCTGATGGCTTAGACCCAGACTTCTCCTTGTCATCTAACCAAGCAAGCGCAATCAGTGGTGGTAACCCTGATCTTGAGCCAGAAGAGTCAGAAAGCTTCACAGCTGGTTTCGTGTATACTCACGACTCTGGTTTCTCTGCAGCAATGGACTTCTTTGATATTGAAATCACTAACGGTATCGGTACCGCAGGTGTGAACAATATCATTGGTCAATGTTATGCAAGTGTTGACTTCTCAAGCCCTCTTTGCGCATTGATTCGTGGCCCAGGTGCTTCTGGTGATGCTCCTCACCCAACGTCTCCTCGTCGTAACGTAATCGGTAATCCAGCTGGTGTTACTTTGTCATTTGCTAACTTGGCAAGCTTCAAAACCTCTGGTGTTGACTTCGATTTCTCTTACAAAATGGAAGCGATGGGTGGTGAAGTTGAAGCAACTGTTGCTGGTACTTACCTGAACGAGTACAAGTACACCCCTTATGACGGTGCAGAAGAGATTGACATCGCAGGTTACTTTGATACTGACCAGTGGGAAGGCGCTTTGGCGACATTCAACGAATGGAAATACAACATTGGTTTGAAATATCGCACTGATGACTACTCTGTAACTTGGGAATCTCGTTTCATGTCTGAAACTGAAGATTACAACGGTAACGCAGATGAGCATTTAGATATTATCGCTGATTCTATCTGGTATCACGACATCAATGCTGCGTACTACCTGGATAACTATACATTCAGTGCTGGTATTCGTAACTTGACGGATGAAGATCCTCCTTATGTAACTAACAGCCAAGATATGAATACTATCAACTATTCATATGACACTGCAGGCCGTTACTTCTACGTAAGAGCATCTGCTAAGTTCTAA
- a CDS encoding tetratricopeptide repeat-containing sulfotransferase family protein, which yields MSAHQIQSWVNQALQYQKRGRFAEAEAMFNQVQQLDNRHPEINHLFGLMYYQAGRFDQALQKIQKAIKVAPKDAKYRNSMGMVLRKLGRIDNAIKEYHKASSLEPGYPDPLVNLGNLYISTQQYPTAIEHLQKALFLQNQNPGIHLNLGNAYRGMKDWALAEECYVQALKLDPNYGIALYNLALVQKQGEKQALALTTVQSCLDKYPDYVAALMLKGELLEHLGETDNAIEAYLGCLAVRADHCPVYWSLANIGKYRFSDEDMARMEALVQQEFSVQDKSYLYFALAKAYEQQERFTESFAMLVKGNQLKRSLIHYSGEQVHELVQVMKRVFTAGDFDLSFDEGGNVTPVFIIGMPRSGTSLIEQILASHPAIVAGGERETALELYYDKLPAWANTNAINAIGKIKAFVPQAEEFYLQQNQTWIQDSHFFTDKLPFNFMFVGMLATIFPNARFVHIYKHPIDSCFSCYKQLFSGPQEFSYDQQELAQFYADYRDIMKHWNSVLPNSIINLSYEQLVDDMRNEAERVLKFLGLQWHDDCYQFNTTKRVVSTASSGQVREPLYRSAIARWKYYEMELQPLIHELQKRRLLSDDGQPLNLGE from the coding sequence ATGTCCGCACACCAAATTCAGTCCTGGGTTAATCAGGCTCTTCAATATCAGAAAAGAGGTCGTTTTGCTGAGGCTGAGGCTATGTTCAACCAGGTTCAGCAGCTTGATAATCGGCACCCTGAAATCAACCACCTTTTTGGTTTGATGTATTATCAAGCGGGCCGATTTGATCAGGCTCTACAAAAAATTCAAAAGGCGATAAAGGTAGCACCAAAAGATGCCAAATACCGTAACTCTATGGGGATGGTGTTGCGAAAATTGGGGCGAATTGACAATGCTATTAAGGAATACCATAAAGCGAGCTCATTAGAACCCGGATATCCGGATCCTTTAGTCAATCTGGGCAATTTGTACATATCTACTCAGCAATATCCGACGGCAATTGAGCATTTGCAAAAAGCGTTATTCCTACAAAATCAGAACCCCGGTATACACCTTAACTTGGGCAATGCTTATCGAGGAATGAAAGATTGGGCGTTGGCAGAAGAATGTTATGTACAGGCTCTAAAACTGGATCCCAATTATGGCATTGCTTTGTATAACCTGGCATTAGTGCAAAAACAGGGTGAGAAGCAAGCGCTGGCATTGACGACGGTTCAGAGCTGTCTCGACAAATATCCTGATTATGTTGCTGCCTTAATGCTTAAAGGTGAACTGTTAGAGCACCTTGGCGAAACCGATAACGCTATTGAAGCTTATCTTGGATGTCTTGCTGTTAGGGCTGATCATTGCCCTGTTTATTGGTCTCTTGCCAATATTGGGAAATATCGTTTTTCAGATGAAGACATGGCAAGGATGGAAGCTTTAGTTCAGCAGGAGTTTTCTGTACAGGATAAGAGTTATCTCTATTTTGCACTAGCCAAAGCTTACGAACAGCAAGAACGATTCACAGAGTCTTTTGCAATGTTAGTGAAGGGGAATCAGTTAAAACGCAGTTTGATTCACTATTCTGGTGAGCAAGTACACGAACTTGTGCAAGTAATGAAGCGGGTCTTTACTGCTGGTGATTTTGACTTGTCGTTTGATGAGGGAGGAAATGTTACCCCGGTGTTTATCATTGGTATGCCGAGGTCGGGAACCAGTTTAATTGAGCAAATATTAGCAAGTCATCCAGCTATTGTGGCGGGGGGGGAAAGGGAAACGGCGTTAGAGTTGTATTATGACAAGCTTCCTGCTTGGGCAAATACCAATGCGATTAACGCAATAGGTAAAATAAAAGCGTTTGTTCCTCAGGCTGAGGAATTTTATCTACAGCAAAATCAAACCTGGATCCAGGATAGTCATTTCTTTACCGACAAGTTGCCTTTCAATTTTATGTTTGTGGGTATGCTGGCGACGATTTTCCCCAATGCCCGTTTTGTGCATATATATAAACACCCTATCGACAGTTGTTTTAGTTGCTATAAGCAATTGTTTTCCGGGCCACAAGAATTTAGTTACGACCAACAAGAGTTAGCCCAGTTCTATGCTGATTATCGTGACATCATGAAGCATTGGAATTCAGTGTTACCTAATTCCATTATTAACCTGTCCTATGAGCAATTAGTTGATGATATGCGCAATGAAGCGGAGCGAGTTCTGAAATTCTTAGGGTTGCAATGGCATGATGATTGTTATCAATTTAATACCACTAAACGTGTCGTTAGTACCGCTAGCTCGGGGCAGGTGCGGGAGCCTTTATATCGCTCGGCCATTGCGCGATGGAAGTATTATGAAATGGAACTACAGCCCTTAATTCATGAATTGCAGAAACGGCGTTTGCTTTCTGATGATGGGCAGCCGCTGAATTTGGGGGAATAA
- a CDS encoding late competence development ComFB family protein, which yields MKLDDDVHNYYEHLVLERIGQLGLQETKDADYLADLCCMALNQVPPKYIRYEVDMAFFLSSEERMKMEKEVADAIDNSVKVLDERK from the coding sequence ATGAAATTAGATGATGATGTTCACAACTATTATGAACACCTGGTTTTGGAAAGAATTGGTCAGTTAGGTTTACAAGAAACAAAAGATGCTGATTATTTAGCCGACCTGTGCTGTATGGCACTGAATCAAGTTCCCCCCAAATACATTCGTTATGAGGTGGATATGGCCTTTTTCCTGAGTAGTGAGGAACGTATGAAAATGGAAAAAGAAGTCGCTGATGCTATTGATAATTCAGTTAAGGTACTGGACGAAAGGAAGTAA
- a CDS encoding Leu/Phe/Val dehydrogenase — MSLFEHHEFDNHKEVVFCNDEKSGLKAIIAVHNTNLGPSLGGCRMFPYANSGEALTDVLRLSKGMTYKAAMANLNQGGGKAVIIGDPRTQKSRDMFLALGDFIERLGGDYITAEDSGVAVSDLHATAERTQYVSGIKAKFTYDGSPADGNPAPGTAYGVFVGLKTTVEYALHSSLDGVKVAIQGLGHVGYRLAKHLRDAGAELYVTDIFPEQLEKAREELGATVVQPNDIYGLDVDVFAPCALGAILNDNTIPQIKAKVIAGAANNQLAREALGSVLRSKGICYAPDYVINAGGIIDIYHQTQDGTPDDLRKHLESIGDTLREIYIRADETDQANNLVANVIAEERFNK; from the coding sequence ATGTCGTTATTTGAACACCACGAATTTGATAACCATAAAGAAGTTGTTTTTTGTAATGACGAGAAGTCTGGCCTTAAGGCTATTATCGCTGTTCATAACACGAATTTAGGCCCTTCTTTGGGGGGGTGCCGTATGTTTCCTTATGCAAACAGCGGCGAAGCGTTAACGGATGTGTTGCGCTTGTCAAAAGGCATGACATACAAAGCTGCTATGGCTAATTTGAATCAAGGTGGTGGCAAGGCGGTTATTATTGGTGACCCGAGAACCCAGAAAAGTCGAGATATGTTTTTGGCATTGGGGGATTTCATCGAGCGTTTGGGTGGGGATTACATTACGGCCGAAGATTCTGGGGTGGCGGTGAGTGATTTGCACGCGACTGCTGAAAGAACTCAATATGTGTCGGGTATCAAGGCTAAATTTACTTATGATGGCAGCCCTGCCGATGGTAATCCTGCACCAGGTACTGCATATGGTGTGTTTGTCGGTTTGAAGACAACCGTTGAATATGCTCTTCATAGCAGTTTGGATGGCGTAAAAGTTGCGATTCAAGGATTAGGCCATGTGGGATATCGTCTGGCGAAACATTTACGTGATGCTGGAGCCGAGCTGTATGTTACCGATATATTTCCTGAACAATTAGAAAAAGCGCGTGAAGAGCTTGGTGCTACAGTGGTGCAGCCGAATGATATTTATGGCTTGGATGTCGATGTATTTGCGCCTTGTGCTCTTGGTGCCATTCTAAACGATAACACTATTCCTCAAATTAAAGCGAAAGTGATTGCGGGTGCTGCCAATAACCAATTGGCAAGAGAAGCCTTGGGGTCGGTGTTACGTAGTAAAGGAATTTGCTATGCCCCAGATTATGTGATTAATGCTGGCGGTATTATTGATATTTATCACCAAACTCAGGATGGTACTCCTGATGATTTGCGTAAGCATTTAGAATCTATCGGCGATACCTTGCGTGAAATTTATATTCGCGCCGATGAAACAGACCAAGCTAATAATTTGGTCGCGAACGTGATCGCTGAAGAAAGATTCAACAAGTAA
- a CDS encoding O-methyltransferase: protein MFWATLKPQKGKEDEYARHPDVIDMSKGEVFLAACMSIFRHAYGFVAATDNGLAANKEGDSLPLYTYPAIEYINQFDYSQKRVFEFGSGASTLFWMKRAQSVYSLENDQGWLDKMQPQLQSNAQIKFVTGDDFPFAIHEFEGLFDVIVVDSAGYRFDCAQQALKKLAPGGFIILDNADWHHKTAALLKAHGLFQVDMSGFKPCESHTSTTSLFFDRTFDFPTIEKRQPSFAMGAKRLHSADWDKPYAKNK from the coding sequence ATGTTTTGGGCAACACTCAAACCTCAGAAAGGTAAAGAAGACGAATATGCAAGACATCCAGATGTTATTGATATGTCTAAGGGGGAAGTGTTTCTTGCTGCATGTATGAGTATTTTTCGTCATGCCTATGGTTTTGTTGCTGCAACTGATAATGGATTAGCAGCAAATAAAGAGGGTGATTCCCTACCTCTCTATACCTATCCAGCAATTGAATACATTAATCAGTTTGATTATTCCCAAAAACGTGTTTTTGAATTTGGTTCTGGGGCATCCACCTTGTTTTGGATGAAAAGAGCTCAGTCTGTTTACAGCCTGGAAAATGATCAGGGTTGGCTGGATAAAATGCAGCCACAATTACAAAGCAACGCTCAAATAAAATTTGTGACAGGGGATGATTTCCCCTTCGCAATTCATGAATTTGAAGGGCTGTTTGATGTGATTGTTGTCGACAGTGCTGGCTATCGCTTCGATTGCGCGCAACAAGCTTTAAAGAAGCTGGCTCCTGGGGGCTTTATCATTCTTGATAATGCTGACTGGCATCATAAAACCGCAGCGCTGCTGAAAGCGCATGGGTTGTTTCAGGTTGACATGAGCGGCTTCAAGCCTTGTGAATCTCACACGTCCACGACATCGTTATTTTTTGATCGTACTTTTGACTTTCCAACCATAGAAAAGCGCCAGCCTTCCTTTGCTATGGGAGCAAAGAGATTGCACTCGGCTGACTGGGACAAACCCTACGCAAAAAATAAGTAA
- a CDS encoding class I SAM-dependent methyltransferase, whose amino-acid sequence MEKSFEPWAHYWQTMNSHACVRVNDGEYREELESVWKPYFSKLAPNSKVLDVCVGNGAVSRMAVQVSIDSELSHEVTAVDGASINKEYVERDEWLGKVNFVDETNIEQLPFSDQPFYLIVSQYGIEYTNTSVTLPEIARVLKQSGELVIVAHDKEGLSVIAAQNAHDYLISVLDKSRFFSVLKAYLEHLCLERKNIPFKPSDALLQLDKELIKAKKIVEQGYQSVDSKDIAHNVISVVGHMLSNHQDFELDDMLAKVSDIENALEMHRKRLNLCIESALDQESLANLFDIVRSIHLKTIKNEVLLDSDNQIIARLLHFKKISD is encoded by the coding sequence GTGGAAAAGTCTTTTGAACCTTGGGCACATTATTGGCAAACGATGAATAGCCATGCGTGTGTTCGGGTTAATGATGGCGAATACCGAGAAGAGCTGGAATCTGTCTGGAAGCCGTATTTTTCAAAATTAGCACCCAATTCCAAGGTGCTGGATGTTTGTGTTGGCAATGGTGCTGTGTCAAGAATGGCCGTGCAGGTTTCCATTGATAGCGAGTTATCTCATGAGGTTACAGCTGTTGATGGAGCCTCAATAAACAAGGAGTATGTTGAAAGAGATGAATGGCTAGGAAAAGTTAACTTTGTTGATGAGACAAACATTGAACAGCTACCATTTTCAGATCAGCCGTTTTATTTGATCGTCAGCCAATACGGTATTGAGTACACCAATACTTCAGTTACCCTTCCTGAAATTGCCCGGGTGCTAAAACAAAGTGGTGAGCTGGTCATCGTTGCGCATGATAAAGAGGGGTTAAGCGTCATCGCTGCTCAGAATGCCCATGATTATCTTATTTCAGTATTGGATAAAAGCCGTTTTTTCTCGGTACTGAAAGCATATCTTGAACATTTGTGCCTGGAACGAAAAAATATACCTTTTAAGCCGTCAGACGCTTTACTTCAGCTAGATAAAGAGCTCATTAAGGCAAAGAAAATTGTTGAGCAAGGATATCAGTCAGTCGATAGCAAGGATATCGCACATAATGTTATTTCCGTTGTGGGTCATATGTTGTCGAATCATCAGGATTTTGAATTAGATGATATGTTGGCTAAAGTGAGTGATATCGAAAATGCATTAGAGATGCATCGAAAGCGACTTAATTTGTGTATTGAAAGTGCGTTAGATCAAGAGTCTCTGGCTAACTTATTTGATATTGTTCGCTCTATTCATTTAAAAACCATTAAAAATGAAGTGCTGTTGGATTCTGATAATCAGATTATTGCGAGATTACTGCACTTTAAAAAGATATCTGACTAG
- a CDS encoding tryptophan 2,3-dioxygenase family protein encodes MKKNTQPVYYGEYLKLDKLLSAQEMESSKYNDKPAHEEMLFVIVHQVYELWFKQILHELSTVIDIFAQEEVKDDQLTLVVHRLKRVLAIQDLLNDQIGVMETMTPQEFLEFRDYLVPASGFQSIQFKILEISLGLKTNYRIEFDKQSFYMRLKPEHREFLEKLESQDSLLELVEKWLERMPFLEFENFDFWRHYRDATNDMMSNDKDIILNNQMMSETEREKELKDLDMTAASFDALLDPAKYEEVKASGQFRMSQRAVMSALFIQQYSEEPIFNLPCQFLQCLTEVDEKLTIWRYKHAMMVQRMLGTKIGTGGSSGHDYLKKTTESNRIFKDFFNMATFILAKSALPPLPANVKKALGFSLTSV; translated from the coding sequence ATGAAGAAAAATACTCAACCTGTTTATTATGGTGAATATCTTAAATTGGACAAGTTGCTTTCAGCTCAGGAAATGGAAAGCAGTAAATACAATGATAAACCCGCTCATGAAGAGATGCTGTTTGTTATTGTGCATCAGGTCTATGAACTCTGGTTTAAGCAAATACTGCATGAGTTAAGCACCGTTATCGATATTTTTGCGCAAGAAGAAGTTAAAGATGATCAGCTAACATTGGTTGTGCATCGTCTGAAACGGGTGCTGGCAATACAAGACTTGCTCAATGATCAAATCGGGGTAATGGAAACAATGACCCCGCAAGAATTTTTAGAATTCAGAGATTATCTGGTTCCTGCTTCAGGTTTTCAGAGTATTCAGTTCAAGATTTTGGAAATCAGCCTTGGATTAAAAACCAACTATCGAATTGAGTTTGATAAGCAGTCTTTTTACATGCGTCTTAAACCTGAGCATCGAGAGTTTCTTGAGAAGCTGGAGTCGCAAGACAGTTTACTTGAACTGGTAGAGAAGTGGTTAGAGAGAATGCCATTTCTCGAGTTTGAAAACTTTGATTTTTGGCGTCACTATCGAGATGCAACGAATGACATGATGAGTAATGACAAAGATATTATTTTGAACAATCAAATGATGTCTGAAACGGAAAGAGAGAAGGAACTTAAAGATCTTGATATGACAGCAGCATCTTTCGACGCTTTGTTGGATCCTGCTAAATATGAAGAAGTCAAAGCATCCGGTCAGTTCCGGATGTCACAAAGAGCAGTTATGTCTGCGTTGTTTATTCAGCAATATTCAGAAGAGCCTATTTTCAATCTCCCTTGTCAATTTTTACAATGCTTAACGGAGGTTGATGAAAAATTAACCATTTGGCGTTATAAACATGCAATGATGGTGCAACGAATGCTGGGAACAAAAATAGGCACAGGGGGATCTTCTGGACACGATTATTTGAAAAAAACGACAGAATCCAACCGTATTTTTAAAGATTTCTTTAACATGGCGACCTTTATTCTAGCCAAGTCTGCATTGCCGCCATTACCGGCTAACGTCAAGAAAGCTCTAGGGTTTTCTCTTACATCAGTTTAA
- a CDS encoding tetratricopeptide repeat protein, producing the protein MSNPQELWQAAVAAFQQNRFQDAVRYGAQIPKFNQSLAVLKLLAQSERKLGNLDSAHKYLQEALTLQPKNPELRNLLANLYKEKGGIAESEKLFLELTKEFPREFTPLYNLALLYKYAGRFGDALVQVEKALKINPDSINAQVTKAQCLTHQQEYKAAGSIFKSLLNKSPNNLLVLQNYSNMLRSIGDYDAAEELLLSVRTIAPEHPLLNQQLASLYALKGQFEESDNLYRQGVELQPENISLLDGWSRLYWNSGRGDWERVYKDAMLRSPKNTDIIANYAVSLVKADENAKALELIMDAQNKGLNSCAISTLHGYLLRENGDVQKGLEIHEDAAGQYPHDIELQKEYGTSLLAAQRYDDALKVFDKLVESSPDDRGLVAYLCTALRLSGNWDRLAELHDFNNFVQPHQIDVPPGYSSISEFNQQLKSDLMVLHHQQAQRPIDQSLRSGTQTQGNLFDMDIPSVQLLKAEIEKKVQEYNARLQRDNFHPLLQHVGKAHRFSCSWSVRLQDHGFHKNHFHHKGWISSAYYVSLPDEIEDQQKGWIKFGQPEMSSQIQLEPEHVVKPKEGCLVLFPSYMWHGTIPYDSPKERMTVAFDVVPVES; encoded by the coding sequence ATGAGTAATCCACAGGAATTATGGCAAGCCGCTGTCGCTGCTTTCCAGCAGAATCGTTTTCAAGATGCCGTACGTTACGGTGCCCAAATCCCTAAGTTCAATCAGTCGTTGGCAGTGCTGAAATTGCTAGCTCAAAGCGAGAGAAAATTAGGAAATCTGGATTCCGCTCACAAGTATTTGCAGGAAGCACTAACCCTACAGCCTAAAAACCCGGAATTAAGAAATTTATTGGCAAATTTATATAAGGAAAAAGGGGGGATTGCTGAATCCGAAAAGTTGTTTCTTGAATTAACGAAGGAATTTCCAAGAGAATTTACACCTCTTTATAACCTGGCTCTTTTATATAAATATGCAGGCAGATTTGGGGATGCGTTAGTTCAGGTTGAAAAAGCACTAAAAATTAATCCTGACAGTATCAATGCACAGGTTACCAAGGCACAGTGCCTAACTCATCAGCAAGAATATAAAGCGGCAGGTTCAATATTTAAGTCATTATTGAATAAATCGCCAAACAACTTACTTGTTTTACAGAACTACTCAAACATGCTTCGTTCGATTGGTGATTATGATGCTGCTGAAGAATTACTTTTATCAGTGAGAACCATTGCACCTGAGCATCCTTTATTGAATCAACAACTGGCGAGCTTATATGCGCTAAAAGGGCAGTTTGAAGAATCAGATAACTTGTATCGGCAGGGCGTGGAATTACAGCCTGAAAATATCAGCCTGCTTGACGGATGGAGCCGCCTTTATTGGAATAGTGGACGAGGTGACTGGGAAAGGGTTTACAAGGATGCCATGCTCAGAAGCCCAAAAAATACCGATATTATAGCAAACTATGCGGTAAGCCTGGTTAAGGCGGATGAAAATGCCAAGGCGTTAGAATTGATTATGGATGCCCAAAATAAAGGCTTGAATTCCTGTGCTATCAGCACTCTTCATGGTTACTTGCTTCGTGAAAACGGTGATGTTCAAAAAGGTTTGGAAATACATGAGGATGCTGCTGGGCAATACCCTCATGATATCGAATTGCAAAAGGAATATGGTACATCATTGCTGGCTGCACAACGTTATGATGATGCATTAAAGGTATTTGATAAGTTAGTTGAATCCTCTCCCGATGATAGGGGGCTTGTTGCCTATCTTTGTACGGCTTTGCGTTTAAGCGGAAATTGGGACAGGCTAGCGGAATTACACGATTTCAATAATTTTGTTCAGCCTCATCAGATTGATGTTCCTCCGGGCTATTCATCTATTAGTGAATTTAATCAGCAATTGAAGTCTGATTTAATGGTCTTGCACCATCAACAGGCACAGAGACCAATTGACCAATCTTTACGCTCAGGAACTCAAACTCAAGGCAACTTGTTTGACATGGATATCCCGAGTGTGCAATTACTCAAAGCTGAAATAGAAAAGAAAGTACAAGAATATAATGCTCGTTTGCAGAGAGATAATTTTCATCCTCTATTGCAGCATGTTGGTAAGGCACATCGATTTTCATGTTCTTGGTCAGTGCGGTTACAGGATCATGGCTTTCATAAGAACCATTTTCACCACAAAGGTTGGATTAGCTCTGCTTATTATGTCAGTTTGCCAGATGAAATTGAGGATCAGCAAAAAGGCTGGATTAAATTTGGTCAGCCAGAAATGAGTAGTCAAATTCAACTGGAACCAGAACATGTTGTAAAACCCAAAGAAGGATGTCTGGTATTATTTCCGTCTTATATGTGGCATGGGACTATTCCTTATGACTCACCCAAGGAAAGGATGACTGTGGCTTTTGATGTGGTTCCTGTTGAGTCGTAG